The following proteins are encoded in a genomic region of Glycine max cultivar Williams 82 chromosome 18, Glycine_max_v4.0, whole genome shotgun sequence:
- the LOC100780952 gene encoding ubiquitin carboxyl-terminal hydrolase 2 — protein sequence MGKKVRKKTRGSAKEMGVATHLPIKVIESSNPTVESFDEVAKETNSCPHLVKGVNFDRLSTKVGSSGSIRCEDCREGATNRRSGKGKGKHGKKKGGASLDSKSESKSIWVCLECGQYTCGGVGLPITPHCHVVGHARKNRHPLVVHFDKPQLCWCFPCNMLIQVDKIEKTDESGHLLSDVVKLLKGRSQEKSSVDIEDVSVGDGGSITSEINSRALFANDSYGQGGYVVRGMINLGNTCFFNSIMQNLLAMNRLRDNFLKLDAPVGPLISSLKKLFTETNPESGLKNVINPRSFFGCVCSKSPQFRGYQQHDSHELLRCLLDGLSTEELAGRKQNGSPKRDGTSSNTLVDALFGGLISSTVCCIECGHFSTVYEPFLDLSLPVPTKKPPPRKAQQEPRTKKAKLPPKKGGKIRVRVNRDTDSLPVQTQSNQLSSPESSCLDQSIISVAGEMGTCSADSTLLVSEEIKSVADKEDLSSPNLVTAGESQHTQVIDNGAMKTLDEFSWLDYVEAGANECDFISQKEDAPEVQDTESKDECLNELHGQATCESSGPVCFLKEDQNLSPTFSSANGWEDEVPLQVQGSEVLLLPYKEESSSAAEIIGGDGEGSSSVLGGGQEELEFDGFGDLFNEPEVVAGPAPRPSSCSEVMEAGFIIGSNSESDPDEVDDTDSPVSVESCLAHFIKPELLSDENAWHCENCSKVLQHQKMEEKKQARAVSDRNETGIHDEPWHAVNSCSVKVRTIGNGDIKNDQNVQNLVACDKHKTNLENGQRDELSLIVNEKDSGSFEMEDTHNDELQSSSFHNTCNEESCSHLAVDSCVTENVQRRDSPMIGSDNNDSEEADSKSVKVKRDATKRVLIYKAPPVLTIHLKRFSQDARGRLSKLNGHVNFRETMDIRPYIDPRCINEEKYAYHLVGLVEHSGTMRGGHYVAYVRGGQRNCGKGDKENEGSTWYQASDAYVREVSLDEVLRCEAYILFYEKI from the exons ATGGGGAAGAAAGTCAGAAAGAAGACTCGAGGTTCTGCCAAGGAGATGGGGGTTGCTACCCATTTGCCAATCAAGGTTATTGAATCATCCAACCCGACTGTCGAGTCTTTTGATGAGGTTGCAAAAGAGACAAATTCTTGCCCTCATCTTGTAAAAGGGGTTAATTTTGACAGGTTGTCCACTAAGGTTGGCTCTTCTGGATCCATTAGGTGTGAAGATTGTAGGGAAGGTGCGACTAATAGAAGGAGCGGTAAAGGAAAAGGTAAACATGGGAAGAAGAAAGGTGGTGCATCATTAGATTCAAAATCTGAGTCAAAATCTATATGGGTTTGTTTGGAGTGTGGTCAATATACCTGTGGAGGCGTGGGGCTACCAATAACCCCTCACTGCCATGTGGTAGGGCATGCAAGGAAAAACCGGCACCCCTTGGTGGTTCATTTTGATAAGCCCCAACTGTGTTGGTGTTTTCCTTGCAACATGCTTATTCAagttgataaaattgaaaaaactgaTGAATCAGGTCATCTTCTATCTGATGTTGTGAAATTGTTGAAAGGACGATCACAAGAAAAATCTTCAGTGGATATTGAGGATGTTTCCGTTGGGGATGGCGGTAGTATTACTTCAGAAATTAACTCAAGGGCTCTGTTTGCAAATGATTCATATGGACAAGGTGGTTATGTAGTTAGAGGTATGATTAATCTTGGGAATACTTGCTTCTTCAATTCAATTATGCAAAATCTGCTGGCTATGAATAGATTGCGGGACAACTTTCTTAAGTTAGATGCTCCTGTTGGGCCACTTATTAGTTCCTTGAAGAAGCTTTTCACTGAAACAAACCCTGAATCAGGattgaaaaatgttataaatCCTAGATCTTTTTTTGGCTGTGTCTGTTCTAAGTCTCCCCAATTTCGAGGATATCAGCAGCATGACAGTCACGAATTGCTCCGTTGTTTACTGGATGGGTTAAGTACTGAAGAACTAGCCGGAAGGAAACAGAATGGTTCTCCCAAAAGAGATGGAACCTCTTCCAATACTTTAGTTGATGCTTTATTCGGGGGTCTGATATCTAGTACTGTATGTTGCATAGAGTGTGGGCATTTCTCAACAGTGTATGAACCTTTCTTAGATCTTTCTCTGCCCGTTCCAACTAAGAAACCTCCACCTCGCAAGGCCCAACAAGAACCCCGAACCAAAAAAGCTAAACTTCCACCAAAAAAAGGTGGAAAGATTCGAGTCAGAGTTAACAGGGATACTGATTCCTTACCTGTTCAAACTCAATCAAACCAATTATCCAGCCCCGAATCATCTTGCCTTGATCAGTCCATTATATCAGTTGCTGGAGAGATGGGGACTTGTTCTGCTGATTCTACATTATTAGTTTCTGAAGAAATAAAAAGTGTAGCTGATAAAGAGGACTTGTCTTCACCTAATTTGGTTACTGCTGGAGAGTCTCAACATACACAAGTGATTGACAATGGTGCAATGAAAACATTAGACGAATTTTCATGGTTGGATTATGTGGAAGCTGGAGCAAATGAATGTGATTTCATTTCCCAAAAGGAGGATGCTCCAGAGGTACAGGATACTGAGAGCAAAGATGAATGTTTAAATGAATTGCATGGACAGGCCACCTGTGAATCTAGTGGTCCTGTTTGTTTCCTTAAGGAGGATCAAAACCTAAGTCCCACATTTTCTTCAGCAAATGGGTGGGAAGACGAGGTTCCATTACAAGTTCAAGGTTCAGAAGTCCTGTTACTTCCATACAAAGAAGAAAGTTCCTCTGCTGCTGAGATCATTGGAGGAGATGGTGAGGGCTCCTCATCTGTTTTGGGTGGTGGTcaagaagaattggagtttGATGGCTTTGGTGACTTATTCAATGAGCCTGAAGTTGTTGCTGGGCCTGCTCCTAGACCATCTTCATGTAGTGAGGTTATGGAAGCTGGTTTTATCATTGGAAGCAACAGTGAGTCTGATCCAGATGAAGTAGATGATACAGATTCTCCTGTCTCTGTAGAGAGTTGCTTGGCACATTTTATAAAACCCGAGCTTCTCTCGGATGAAAATGCCTGGCATTGTGAGAACTGTTCAAAAGTTCTCCAACATCaaaagatggaagaaaaaaaGCAGGCAAGAGCTGTATCTGATAGAAATGAGACTGGAATTCATGATGAACCATGGCATGCAGTTAACTCTTGTTCTGTTAAAGTCAGAACCATTGGAAATGGGGACATAAAAAATGACCAAAACGTACAAAATTTGGTTGCATGTGATAAACACAAAACAAATCTTGAAAATGGTCAAAGAGATGAGCTTAGTTTAATTGTTAATGAAAAGGATAGTGGATCATTTGAAATGGAAGATACACATAATGATGAATTACAGTCTTCAAGTTTTCATAATACTTGCAATGAAGAAAGCTGTAGTCATTTAGCTGTTGATTCTTGTGTTACTGAAAATGTCCAAAGAAGAGATTCTCCGATGATAGGTAGTGATAACAATGACTCAGAAGAGGCTGACTCCAAAAGTGTGAAAGTGAAGAGGGATGCAACTAAGAGGGTCCTCATTTATAAAGCGCCTCCTGTCTTGACCATTCACTTGAAGAGATTCAGCCAAGATGCCCGTGGGCGCTTAAGTAAATTAAATGGCCATGTCAATTTCAGAGAAACAATGGATATTAGACCCTATATTGATCCCAG GTGCATAAATGAAGAGAAGTATGCATACCACTTGGTTGGCTTAGTGGAGCACTCCGGAACTATGAGAGGGGGTCACTATGTTGCGTATGTGAGAGGGGGCCAGAGGAACTGTGGGAAGGGTGATAAAGAGAATGAGGGTTCCACATGGTATCAGGCAAGTGATGCATATGTGCGTGAAGTTTCCCTTGATGAAGTTCTTCGCTGTGAGGCATACATTTTATTCTACGAAAAAATTTGA